The genomic window GGCCCTAACTCCGATTTGTGATGCTCCAGATCGCCCTAACTGTCCTCTGTGTGAAAGTTAATATTGTCTCTATGTTGTTGTGTCAGTAGTGAGAGGGATGTCTCAAGAGGATGAACCCCAAAGTCCCGCCCGTGTATTCAGCTCTACGGCAGAGGGCGTCACCGCGAGTCTTAGCGAGCCAGATCGACCTCAGGAGCTGGGGAGAAGAAAGACACGCAGCGGTCTCCAGACAAGACCCCCAGAGGATGACGTCAGCTGGTGAGGTCCCTTTGAATAACTAGATCCTAATCTGTCGGGCTAAGCGTCCACTCCCCCGCCGCCTGAGTGATTTAGagcattttctcattttaaagtttttcatcttcctgtttttcatttagtcaTGGAGCTTCTGCCAGCGGAACCAGCCCCTTCCTGAAAACACTGATGGACGCGGAAGCAGCTGCCAACTCGGCTGCCGTGCAACTCGTGTCTTTTAAAGATGCGATGGAGGATGAGTTTGCTGTACGTTGACTGCAACTTAGCATCAAATGGGTTCAAACATGGGCCCTGCACGTGTGTAAACCAGAATAATATTATATTCATGACCCAATGATgtaacttgtgtttttatttctctgtcaaTTAAGGATTCGAGGCAGTCCGCCATGGACAAGCGCCGAGCTACGAGGCAGAGAGGACTCCTGCTGGAGAAGTTGGAGGATTTCAGAcgaataaataaatctgttcgACAGAagctgaagcagctgcaggaagcgGAGGTTGGTTATGACACCTTTGTGAGTCAAGTGCATATCAgaagataaaaatgtgtttttattttattttttttacttttgttgttCACAGGCTGATCGAATTGATGCCAACCAACATACTGAGATGTTAATGAAGAAGATAACACAggctgaaagtgaaaatgaggtgtgtttcagtttattattattgaaaagGGAAGAACTGGAAGTGGCAGTaaattagtttttgtgtaatcctgctgtcaAACAGACAGGTGTGTAAACATGACCTCCTCGGAGGACGTACTTGATGTTAATGGCGGGTTTACCCCACATTGGTTGATGTTATTGCTGACACACGTGACATAAGTGCTTCTATTGTATGAGATTGAACGCATGTTTAGAAAGATCATAACTATAACAATCATTTTgtgatttctgttgttttcttcctcaAGCGTTTAAACCGAAATTTGactgagacagaaagaagattCGAGGAGCTGATGGCTCTGCGGAGAGAAGAGCAGGTGGGTGTAGGAGTATTGTCCATTCAGACGATGAAATAACTGCATTTGAAATCCTCTGTCCACACTGTTGTTCTCAGGAGAACGTGAAGACTGCCACTCACATGACAAAGTCTGTGGAGGCGACTCGGACTCACCTGCAGGAGCAGCTTCGCACCAAGGACGCTGAGAACAATCGTCTGACGGCACGGCTGCGGGTATGAACAGCTCAGTGTTTTATCAGCCAAAGCTTCAACAGACAAATGGCTTAAACGGGCATGTGTGACAGATCTTCGTGGTGTCTTCTAGACTCTGGAAAGAACCCGGACTGAGCAGAAGATGGAGATTAAAGATCTGAGAGGATCCATCAACGCTTTAAATGAGACGGCAGCAAAGGACAAAGAATCTCTAAAGAAAGCCACAAGAGCACAGAAACTGAGAGCCGAGAGATTTGCATCTGCTATTGAGAAATGTTATGCACAGCTAAGGGAAAAGGTATGAATTCAAAATAGCAATTTTTTAATACCTCTTTCCAATCCATGGTTGTTCAATGTCTGACTTTCTTTTTCGTTGTCGGGCTAAAGGATGCTCAGCTGGTCAGTGCCCGTTCGGAAAGAGACTCCAAGAGACGGCAGAAGGAGCAGCAGACGGATGAGAAGAACAAGCTCGAGGCTCATATAGACTTTTTGAAGAGGTTGGCCTTTTCCTCTTGTTACACACTCCTCCTCTTGTAGCACGCAGTGGAAATCAATACATGCATGTGTCAACTAACAGCTTTCACCGATAAATGTTGAATCTACATCTCCGTTAAAGTCAAATCACGGACTTGACAGCGAGGCTGCAGAAGGAGAG from Paralichthys olivaceus isolate ysfri-2021 chromosome 16, ASM2471397v2, whole genome shotgun sequence includes these protein-coding regions:
- the LOC109636838 gene encoding outer dense fiber protein 2-like isoform X2 encodes the protein MSQEDEPQSPARVFSSTAEGVTASLSEPDRPQELGRRKTRSGLQTRPPEDDVSCHGASASGTSPFLKTLMDAEAAANSAAVQLVSFKDAMEDEFADSRQSAMDKRRATRQRGLLLEKLEDFRRINKSVRQKLKQLQEAEADRIDANQHTEMLMKKITQAESENERLNRNLTETERRFEELMALRREEQENVKTATHMTKSVEATRTHLQEQLRTKDAENNRLTARLRTLERTRTEQKMEIKDLRGSINALNETAAKDKESLKKATRAQKLRAERFASAIEKCYAQLREKDAQLVSARSERDSKRRQKEQQTDEKNKLEAHIDFLKSQITDLTARLQKERDELTAARDTVMQRVEKLCAENRDLRINNAALEASVARLEQQLNDCESALVEEKVESQERKHQAEQCQYQVAELQVEINDMRIKYGNILRETEKTRDGKDTEVEKMGSQTTLLRSSLGMKESIHEANVKLQERINSVQKQMERLQQENLELVRRLAAQEEALSYSNQQLDQRSSESQALTRQLEAALSDVQQQVKKVKEQNLSREESLQTKILQLEAEKSRRDKELRLLRQSKLTAERQFEVRLKDLQLSLDQSESHKKSIQNYVDFLKNSYQTMFDEGLQTSTVTSSYFLK